In Palaemon carinicauda isolate YSFRI2023 chromosome 41, ASM3689809v2, whole genome shotgun sequence, the following are encoded in one genomic region:
- the LOC137632609 gene encoding (3R)-3-hydroxyacyl-CoA dehydrogenase-like, producing MTTQSLQGRIALVTGGGSGIGRATCQVLEREGATVAVCDIKESAVRETVNLLKDPSKHLAVLTDVSNSESVESTISAIVDKYKSPPTLLVNSAGVTGIGPMKSFKEEAFSRCIDVNLKGTFLMCKAVANAMAKHKLNHGSFVNIASITGIMGLKDNSCYSGSKGGVIAFTKAASKELITDGIRVNSILPGPIESGMVSADNEIVQQAIRERTPIGRIGQPEEVAEVAAFLLSDKSSYMVGSSVEVTGGYIC from the exons ATGACTACTCAATCACTTCAGGGCAGAATCGCTTTAGTTACAG GAGGTGGAAGTGGCATAGGCAGGGCAACATGTCAAGTTTTGGAGAGAGAAGGCGCCACAGTAGCTGTCTGTGACATCAAGGAATCGGCTGTACGGGAAACTGTAAATTTGTTGAAAG ATCCAAGCAAACACCTGGCAGTGTTGACCGATGTGTCCAATTCGGAATCAGTAGAATCAACGATTTCTGCTATTGTTGATAAATACAAATCTCCACCAACGTTGCTTGTAAACTCTGCCGGGGTGACAGGGATCGGACCCATGAAGTCCTTCAAAGAGGAAGCCTTTTCAAGATGTATTGATGTGAATTTAAAG GGAACTTTCCTAATGTGCAAAGCCGTAGCCAATGCCATGGCAAAACATAAGCTGAATCACGGGAGTTTTGTGAACATCGCCAGCATCACCGGCATCATGGGTCTGAAAGATAATTCGTGTTATTCCGGCAGTAAAGGGGGAGTCATCGCTTTCACCAAAGCTGCATCCAAAGAGCTAATAAC TGATGGAATCCGCGTGAACAGCATTCTTCCTGGACCTATTGAGTCGGGCATGGTTTCGGCAGATAATGAAATTGTCCAGCAGGCAATCAGAGAACGCACACCCATTGGTCGAATTGGCCAACCGGAAG AAGTAGCAGAGGTGGCTGCTTTCTTGCTGTCAGACAAGAGCAGTTACATGGTCGGGTCGTCCGTTGAAGTGACTGGTGGATACATATGCTGA